Sequence from the Paenibacillus riograndensis SBR5 genome:
GCAGCTCGATCTCGATGTTTTTTTGTTTGAGAAAACACAGCTTATGTGTCCCTCCATTTATACGCACTCTGCGGCAGCCGATTAATCCGGCTTGTTCGAGTTTTCGGATGTGCATGGTGACGATGGACGGACTAAGGTCAAGCTTTGCCGCAATATCCTTCACATTAATTTCACGGTCAGCGATGAATCCCATAATTCTCCACCTGACTTCGCTGGCCAGCGCTTCATACAATAGCAGGAACTTCGGGTCCCCATTCGCTTTTATCATTAACATAATCTCCTGACCGTCATAAATTGAAATCACATATATGTTAATTTAACACGAAACTCAAGTCCGGTTCCATTGAATTTTGCGGGCTAATAGTGTTTAATTTTCTTAATCCCCAGCCTATTGGATTCTTATCTATATTAATTTAAAAAAAAGAGGTGGACAATTGAAATATAATAACCCGGTCATTAAAGGGTTCTACCCCGACCCAAGCGTTTGCCAAGTGGCCAACACCTATTATTTGGTCTGCAGTTCCTTTCAGTATTTCCCTGGTGTTCCGATTTTTGAAAGCAAAGACCTGATCAATTGGGTACAAATCGGTCATTGCCTAACCCGGACAAGCCAGGTTCAGCTAGACACTGTGGACAGTTCCGGCGGTGTCTTTGCTCCCACCCTGCGTTACAACAACGGCCGATTCTACATGACAACTACCAATGATACTACACGCCAGAATTTCTATGTCTGGACTGATGATATTTACGGTGAATGGTCTGAACCCATTCATGTGGATCAAGGGGGAATCGATCCGGATTTATATTTTGAAGATAGCAAAACATACTTCATGAGCAATGGGACAGATGATTATGGAGTTGGAGGTATTATCCAGTGCGAAATCGAAATTGAAACCGGACGCAAGCTGACACCAAGCCGCTCAGTATGGCAGGGATCGGGCGGAAGATATCTGGAAAGCCCTCATTTGTACAAAATTCACGGACGATATTACCTCTTGGCAGCTGAGGGAGGAACCGAATATGGACATATGATCACATATGCACGGGGGGATTCTCCTTCCGGCCCGTTTGAAGCCTATTCGAATAATCCCGTACTGACCAATCGTAATTTAGGCGGTTATGAACTGCAAGGGGTTGGACACGGGGATCTGGTTCAAGACTCAGATAAGAATTGGTGGCTTATTCATCTCGGATTCCGGCAGACCGGACAGTACCTTACGTATCATCACTTGGGACGCGAGGTATTTCTGACCCCAGTTACTTTTGGTGATGACGGCTGGTTTACGGCAGGTCATCATGGCACCACTCTTATGAGCTTCGAGACAGAACGTATCGCAGACACCATCATTCAACAAGAGAAAAAAGTCTTCACGTTTGAGAACACTGACTGGAATCTGGACTGGTGTTATCTGCGTCATCCGGTCCCAGGAAATTATCTGCTAGAACCTGATAAAGTCCGGCTCAAAGGAACTGGAGTGACGCTCGATGCTCCATTCTCCCCGACCTTTGTCGGGATTCGCCAAAAAGACTTCAATGGAGTGATTTCATGCCGTATCAGCCTTACTAACGGCGAAGCCGGTATCACTCTCTATATGGACGAAAATCACCATTATGATCTGGCCTTGCGTAACCATGATCACGGATACGAGATTATTGAACGGCTGAATGTCGGCGATATTAAATCAATTGAAAAAGCTGTAGAGCTGGGCCACTGCAACTCTGCAACCCTGGTTATCAAATCTGCTCCTACTCACTATCGCTTCTATGCTCAAATCGATGATTCCGAGATTTTACTTGGAGCAGCGCACACGAAATATCTCTCCTCAGAAGTAGCAGGAGGGTTCACCGGTGTACTGATCGGGATGTATGCCACTGGTGAAAGTCCCGATTCCCATGCGGAGTTTACAGATTTCAGCTGTGAATACTATTAATACGTATAATCATCTACACTAAATATTTCATCAAAAAGACTGCCGGACCATTGCGGCAGTCTTTCTCATTCCGTAATTAAGCGTTCTTCACGCCGCATGGGGAGATGCTAAAACTTATAAATATATTGGACTTTGTTGTTATTGAAGTACAAATACACCTTACCGTAAACGACATAATCCAAATCGTCGTTAATGCTGTCCGGCTCTCCCCAGGAAAGAAGGACCTCCTCCGGCCTCATGCCGACAATAACCCGCTCTTCACGGATAGCCGCCCAGATTTTATCATTGATGGCAAAGGCAACACGCGGGTTTTTGAAATAAAAAATTCTATTAACGTATTCACCGGGTCTGGCGCCGGGAGCTATGGTCATATTGACGTCCTGGCCGTTCGCCCGGCGAATAATGACCTCTAAATTTCCGTTGTTGGGATTGGACCGGAAGTCTTTGACCGTAACCTTCTCCATATTCTTAAAAGGGCTGTCCGGAATTTCCGGGTTACTGGCCCATACAGGAAGACCGTTATAGATATCCCTCAGACCTTGAAGTATTTCCGGAGAATACAGGGTATGGTTTTCGTAGCTGTCCAAATCCAGTGTCCATATTATTCCTGCTTCGTTCTGCATGATTAAGGACAGGCTGGCATTATCTGAATACTGGACGTCCGTCACCCAATGGCTTCCCGGATGTCCGTACATGTAGACCTTTTTGCCAACGGCCAGGCCCATGGTTCCGGGCAGCTTACTGATCGCAAACAGCATGCTGTTGCTCTTGGTTTTCCCTTCCTCTGTGCTCCAGATAAAGAGCGAGTCCGCGCTTGAGGCATATTTGCCATCTATGGCTCCAAGCTTAAGCAGCGTTTTGAAGGCGACATAGTTAGAGTTGTTGTACAGCACGGAGTTGTCTTTGTTCAGCTTGCCGCTCCCCTTGGATCCCGTAAGGGTTATTCCCGAAGCTGAAGAGGCGATGGTAAAGCCCGGAATCTGATTCAAAAACTTCACCGGCACGTAAGCAGAACCGTTAACGAGTACTGATTTGGAAGGCGAGATGATAAG
This genomic interval carries:
- a CDS encoding glycoside hydrolase family 43 protein; this encodes MKYNNPVIKGFYPDPSVCQVANTYYLVCSSFQYFPGVPIFESKDLINWVQIGHCLTRTSQVQLDTVDSSGGVFAPTLRYNNGRFYMTTTNDTTRQNFYVWTDDIYGEWSEPIHVDQGGIDPDLYFEDSKTYFMSNGTDDYGVGGIIQCEIEIETGRKLTPSRSVWQGSGGRYLESPHLYKIHGRYYLLAAEGGTEYGHMITYARGDSPSGPFEAYSNNPVLTNRNLGGYELQGVGHGDLVQDSDKNWWLIHLGFRQTGQYLTYHHLGREVFLTPVTFGDDGWFTAGHHGTTLMSFETERIADTIIQQEKKVFTFENTDWNLDWCYLRHPVPGNYLLEPDKVRLKGTGVTLDAPFSPTFVGIRQKDFNGVISCRISLTNGEAGITLYMDENHHYDLALRNHDHGYEIIERLNVGDIKSIEKAVELGHCNSATLVIKSAPTHYRFYAQIDDSEILLGAAHTKYLSSEVAGGFTGVLIGMYATGESPDSHAEFTDFSCEYY